The following proteins are encoded in a genomic region of Neomicrococcus aestuarii:
- a CDS encoding ABC transporter permease: MSVIATGPAGSKTVQGKEPITSETKNGGAATIPAAKRHRKSLLLAAVVVLWVLVWIAFRGVQTLELGGAERTDFHVWLNGLRDAFDASRDSSFFFQYVVTPITQGLNAVVEFLQNLFSQASGGRPVPQVGWLGVVALLSWLAFALAGVRSMLLVAVFTLLCGFFGYWEESIDTLIITFISVLLCVIIGIPTGLLMARTKRFSAIMSPILDVMQTLPSFAYLAPLALVFGIGPAAAVVTTLIYALPPLVRITEHGIRGVSPSTLEAVTSMGATPWQTLSKVQVPLAKRTIVVGINQCTMAALSMATIAALINGPGLGAPVLQALQALDVGSAFVSGLAIVLMAIMLDRTTTAASERSSIAARVRRGSKESQKRGAQRRRMIVLIGAVVALVAVYLSHNYLTLAKFPSSPNFGKPLAAIIQSFNDWTVETFSGVTEAFKNITTATLVNPLESLLAQSPWWVMALVIIAIAAIAGGWRAAAITVVCELVILGTGLWNETMKTLATTLVATLLVVIVATILGVWMGRSKLADSIVRPILDAFQTIPSFVYLVPALALFGPTRFTAIAAAVVYGVPIATKLIADGIRGVSTTTIEAAQSMGTTAGQMIMKVQLPMSRKAVVLAVNQGLLYVLAMVVVGGLVGGGGLGYLVVSGFSQGQLFGKGLAAGIAITALGVLLDRITKYAAFRTAS; the protein is encoded by the coding sequence GTGAGTGTCATAGCCACCGGGCCGGCAGGTTCGAAGACGGTACAAGGCAAAGAGCCGATCACCTCTGAGACCAAAAATGGCGGCGCAGCAACGATTCCGGCTGCCAAGCGGCACAGGAAGTCCCTTCTTCTCGCCGCTGTTGTGGTCCTCTGGGTGCTGGTATGGATTGCTTTCCGAGGCGTCCAAACCCTTGAGCTTGGCGGTGCCGAAAGAACAGATTTCCATGTGTGGCTCAACGGTCTTCGTGACGCCTTTGATGCCTCGCGCGACAGCTCATTCTTCTTCCAATACGTGGTTACTCCCATCACTCAGGGCCTGAATGCGGTCGTTGAATTTCTGCAAAACCTCTTCAGCCAAGCTTCTGGCGGAAGGCCGGTGCCTCAAGTTGGCTGGCTCGGCGTCGTAGCCCTGTTGTCATGGCTAGCGTTTGCGCTGGCCGGCGTTCGTTCCATGCTTCTCGTTGCCGTCTTCACCCTGCTCTGTGGCTTCTTCGGCTACTGGGAAGAGAGCATCGATACGCTCATCATCACCTTCATCTCGGTGCTTCTCTGCGTGATTATCGGTATTCCAACGGGACTTCTCATGGCGCGCACCAAGCGGTTTTCCGCCATCATGTCGCCCATCTTGGACGTCATGCAAACGCTGCCGTCGTTCGCCTACTTGGCACCACTGGCGCTCGTTTTCGGAATCGGCCCGGCGGCCGCCGTCGTAACAACCCTCATCTATGCGTTGCCGCCGCTGGTTCGAATCACTGAACACGGAATCCGTGGTGTTTCGCCGAGCACGCTCGAAGCCGTCACCTCGATGGGTGCCACCCCCTGGCAGACGCTCAGCAAGGTCCAAGTGCCGCTGGCCAAACGAACCATCGTGGTGGGAATCAACCAGTGCACCATGGCCGCGTTGTCCATGGCGACGATCGCCGCATTGATCAACGGCCCGGGCCTTGGTGCCCCTGTGCTTCAAGCGCTGCAGGCCCTCGATGTTGGTTCGGCCTTCGTCTCTGGCCTGGCGATTGTTCTGATGGCCATCATGCTTGACCGGACCACTACGGCTGCATCGGAGCGATCCAGCATCGCGGCTCGAGTTCGCCGTGGCAGTAAGGAATCGCAAAAGCGAGGCGCGCAGCGTCGTCGTATGATCGTCCTGATTGGCGCAGTGGTAGCGCTCGTCGCCGTGTACCTTTCACATAATTACCTGACGCTCGCAAAGTTCCCTAGCTCTCCGAACTTCGGCAAACCTCTTGCCGCAATCATTCAATCGTTCAATGACTGGACCGTTGAAACCTTCTCCGGGGTGACGGAAGCATTCAAGAACATCACTACCGCGACGCTGGTCAACCCCCTGGAATCGCTCTTGGCACAGTCCCCTTGGTGGGTGATGGCCCTCGTGATCATTGCCATCGCAGCAATTGCTGGCGGATGGCGTGCGGCTGCTATCACCGTGGTGTGCGAGCTGGTGATCCTTGGAACGGGTCTATGGAACGAAACCATGAAGACTCTCGCGACCACACTCGTTGCCACCTTGCTGGTGGTTATCGTCGCCACCATACTCGGCGTCTGGATGGGGCGAAGCAAGCTAGCCGACTCCATCGTTCGTCCCATCTTGGACGCCTTCCAAACCATCCCATCATTCGTGTACTTGGTTCCAGCCCTGGCGCTTTTTGGACCGACTCGCTTCACCGCCATCGCTGCTGCGGTGGTGTACGGCGTCCCGATCGCCACGAAGCTCATCGCTGACGGAATCCGGGGTGTTTCGACCACCACGATCGAAGCAGCCCAATCTATGGGAACCACTGCCGGGCAAATGATCATGAAAGTTCAGTTGCCGATGTCTAGAAAGGCGGTCGTACTCGCAGTCAATCAGGGCTTGCTGTACGTGCTTGCAATGGTTGTTGTCGGAGGACTCGTTGGCGGAGGTGGTCTGGGCTACCTGGTGGTCTCCGGCTTCTCTCAAGGACAGCTCTTCGGTAAGGGCCTAGCGGCCGGCATCGCCATCACAGCACTTGGTGTCCTTCTCGATCGAATTACCAAATACGCAGCTTTCCGTACGGCTAGCTGA
- a CDS encoding quaternary amine ABC transporter ATP-binding protein: protein MSETAAPPHAVDIAVTGKPALRVEGLWKIFGPKADKILGTENQSLSRQALLGKTGCLAAVRDISFDVARGEVFVIMGLSGSGKSTLVRLLTRLIEPTAGTVLIDGEDITKAGKEKLQSLRRTHMSMVFQQFGLLPHRTVTDNVAYGLEIRGENKAKGLARAQEMIDLVGLSGYEASFPDQLSGGMQQRVGLARALAVDPQVLLFDEPFSALDPLIRRDMQDEVVRLHEEMGKTMIFITHDLQEALKLGDRILIMRDGEIVQIGTPAEVVANPADEYVRDFVSEIPKSHVLTLDYVVRPPRENESLDGPIMQSNRIVRDAARQVLSSEHPVRVFRGDQFLGLVDDDDILRVVVAEEDAK, encoded by the coding sequence ATGAGCGAAACGGCGGCTCCACCACACGCGGTGGACATAGCGGTTACGGGCAAACCGGCGCTGAGAGTTGAGGGCTTGTGGAAAATCTTTGGCCCGAAAGCTGACAAAATTCTTGGCACCGAGAACCAGAGCCTGAGCCGGCAAGCCTTGCTAGGAAAAACTGGATGCCTAGCTGCCGTTCGCGATATCTCCTTTGACGTTGCCCGTGGCGAGGTCTTCGTCATTATGGGCTTGTCTGGATCCGGAAAGTCGACGCTTGTCCGTCTCTTGACGCGACTGATTGAACCCACCGCGGGCACCGTCCTGATCGACGGTGAAGACATCACGAAGGCCGGAAAAGAGAAGCTGCAAAGCCTCCGCCGAACTCACATGTCGATGGTCTTTCAGCAGTTCGGTCTCCTCCCACACCGAACGGTGACGGATAACGTCGCGTACGGCCTGGAAATCCGCGGCGAAAACAAGGCCAAGGGCCTGGCCCGAGCCCAAGAGATGATCGACCTAGTGGGCCTTTCCGGCTATGAGGCGTCCTTCCCCGACCAGCTGTCCGGCGGTATGCAACAGCGTGTAGGCCTCGCTCGAGCACTCGCTGTAGACCCCCAAGTGCTCTTGTTCGACGAACCTTTCTCCGCGTTGGACCCGCTGATTCGCCGGGACATGCAGGACGAGGTAGTGCGTCTGCACGAGGAAATGGGGAAGACCATGATCTTCATTACCCACGACTTGCAAGAAGCGCTCAAGCTGGGTGACCGAATTCTTATTATGCGCGATGGCGAAATCGTGCAGATCGGAACTCCGGCCGAAGTAGTCGCCAATCCCGCGGACGAGTACGTCCGCGACTTCGTTTCCGAAATACCCAAGTCCCATGTGTTGACCCTGGATTATGTGGTTCGACCACCTCGCGAGAATGAATCGCTCGACGGACCCATCATGCAATCGAACCGCATTGTGAGGGACGCAGCCCGTCAAGTTCTCAGCTCGGAGCATCCAGTGCGGGTGTTCAGAGGTGACCAGTTCTTAGGGCTAGTGGATGACGACGATATTCTCCGCGTCGTCGTAGCTGAAGAGGACGCGAAGTGA
- a CDS encoding PadR family transcriptional regulator, with protein sequence MALPHVLLGLLQLSPMTGYDLKKHLDTSISHLWSADKAQVYRTLASLVDDGLANVKVVRGHNFPDRQEHHITDKGREVLREWLLGPNEKQAVREPFLIRVFNAGLLEPEELEVLFTARLRSLEGEIAEFNAEREALGDAAARAGDRRSFLMAATLEASIVKLEAELKWIKSTIKQLKNLPV encoded by the coding sequence GTGGCGCTTCCTCATGTTCTCTTAGGTCTTCTTCAGCTCTCTCCCATGACGGGGTATGACTTGAAGAAGCACCTCGACACGTCTATCTCCCACCTGTGGAGCGCTGATAAAGCTCAGGTGTATCGCACGCTCGCAAGTCTGGTTGATGATGGTTTGGCCAACGTGAAGGTAGTCCGAGGACATAACTTTCCAGATCGGCAAGAGCATCACATTACGGACAAGGGTCGTGAGGTGTTGCGCGAGTGGCTGTTGGGACCGAATGAAAAACAAGCTGTCCGTGAGCCTTTCCTCATCCGCGTCTTTAACGCGGGCCTCTTGGAGCCGGAAGAACTTGAAGTGCTGTTCACCGCGCGCCTTCGCTCGCTAGAGGGCGAAATTGCTGAGTTTAACGCCGAACGCGAGGCACTCGGCGACGCCGCAGCACGAGCAGGAGATCGCCGCTCATTCCTGATGGCGGCCACGCTGGAGGCCTCCATCGTCAAGCTTGAAGCCGAGCTCAAATGGATCAAATCCACTATCAAGCAACTCAAGAACCTTCCCGTCTAG
- a CDS encoding phosphoenolpyruvate carboxykinase (GTP), protein MSESSDQQVLDAQGAAHTTHAKLAAWVDEVAQLTKPDSVYWVDGSQGEWDRLTQELVDAGTLTRLNPELFPNSFAAFSDPADVARVEEQTFICSEKERDAGFTNNWMEPSKMKAKLTSLFDGSMRGRTMYVIPFVMGHVDAEDPKFGVEITDSAYVVASMRIMARIGTDVLRKMEELDAFFVPALHSVGAPLEEGQEDVAWPCNTEKWIVHFPEERSIWSYGSGYGGNALLGKKCYALRIASVMARDEGWLAEHMLILRLTSPEGKAYHVAGAFPSATGKTNLALLQPTIPGWKAETLGDDITWIRLGHEGEMRVVNPEAGLFGVAPGTGWSTNPNAMKAISKGNSIFTNVALTDDGGVWWEGMTDEVPEHLTDWRGNDWTPESKEPAAHPNSRFCTPIDQIDMLAKEYYEPNGVELNAILFGGRRKTTIPLVTQSRDWSNGVFMGATLSSETTAAAAGQVGVVRRDPMAMLPFIGYDAGDYLNHWDRISQKANPERLPKIFLVNWFRRTADGGFAWPGFGENSRVLKWAIERIEGKAEAIETPIGFVPAPGALDLNGLDLSEDALQDATRFDASEWVDELASIEEWFAKFGDSLPASLQSELAGLKERLGAK, encoded by the coding sequence ATGAGCGAGAGCTCCGATCAACAAGTCCTTGACGCTCAAGGGGCGGCACACACAACCCACGCCAAGCTGGCTGCATGGGTTGACGAGGTTGCCCAGCTGACAAAGCCAGACTCGGTCTATTGGGTCGATGGCAGCCAAGGGGAATGGGATCGGCTCACGCAAGAACTCGTTGACGCTGGAACGTTGACGCGACTTAACCCTGAGTTGTTCCCGAACTCGTTTGCAGCGTTCTCTGACCCTGCAGACGTTGCGCGCGTTGAAGAGCAGACGTTCATTTGCTCTGAGAAGGAACGCGACGCTGGCTTCACCAATAACTGGATGGAGCCTTCCAAGATGAAGGCCAAGCTCACGAGCCTCTTCGATGGCTCGATGCGCGGCCGTACCATGTACGTGATCCCATTCGTGATGGGCCACGTCGATGCTGAGGATCCTAAGTTCGGCGTCGAAATCACTGACTCCGCCTACGTTGTTGCTTCGATGCGCATCATGGCGCGTATCGGCACGGACGTGTTGCGCAAGATGGAAGAGCTGGATGCCTTCTTCGTGCCGGCACTCCACTCCGTTGGTGCACCTCTTGAAGAGGGCCAGGAAGACGTTGCGTGGCCGTGCAACACGGAGAAGTGGATTGTTCACTTCCCTGAAGAGCGCTCCATCTGGTCTTACGGCTCCGGCTACGGCGGAAATGCCCTGCTGGGTAAGAAGTGCTACGCGCTTCGCATTGCTTCTGTGATGGCTCGCGATGAGGGCTGGCTCGCTGAGCACATGCTCATTCTTCGCCTCACCTCTCCTGAAGGAAAGGCCTACCACGTTGCTGGCGCCTTCCCCTCGGCGACGGGCAAGACCAACCTCGCGCTCTTGCAGCCAACCATTCCTGGTTGGAAGGCAGAGACCCTAGGTGATGACATCACCTGGATCCGTTTGGGCCACGAGGGCGAAATGCGCGTCGTGAACCCTGAAGCTGGTCTCTTCGGTGTGGCTCCGGGCACGGGCTGGTCCACCAACCCGAACGCTATGAAGGCTATTTCTAAGGGCAACTCGATCTTCACGAACGTTGCTCTCACGGATGACGGCGGCGTGTGGTGGGAAGGTATGACGGACGAAGTTCCTGAGCACCTCACGGACTGGCGCGGCAATGACTGGACTCCGGAGTCCAAGGAGCCTGCTGCTCACCCGAACTCCCGTTTCTGCACGCCGATCGATCAGATCGACATGCTGGCTAAGGAGTACTACGAGCCAAACGGCGTTGAGCTCAACGCCATCCTCTTCGGTGGCCGCCGCAAGACCACCATTCCGCTCGTGACCCAGTCTCGCGACTGGTCCAACGGTGTCTTCATGGGCGCCACGTTGTCTTCTGAGACCACGGCTGCTGCTGCGGGTCAGGTCGGCGTTGTGCGCCGCGACCCAATGGCAATGCTTCCGTTCATCGGTTACGACGCCGGCGACTACCTCAACCACTGGGATCGCATCTCGCAGAAGGCTAACCCTGAGCGCCTTCCGAAGATCTTCTTGGTGAACTGGTTCCGCCGCACTGCCGATGGCGGCTTCGCATGGCCTGGCTTCGGCGAGAACTCTCGCGTATTGAAGTGGGCTATCGAGCGCATTGAGGGCAAGGCTGAGGCTATTGAGACGCCGATCGGTTTCGTTCCGGCTCCAGGCGCGCTTGACCTCAATGGTCTTGACCTCTCCGAGGACGCACTGCAGGACGCAACCCGTTTCGACGCTTCTGAGTGGGTTGACGAGCTTGCGAGCATCGAGGAGTGGTTCGCGAAGTTCGGCGATTCTTTGCCGGCCTCGCTTCAGTCTGAGCTTGCGGGCTTGAAGGAGCGCTTGGGCGCTAAGTAG
- a CDS encoding single-stranded DNA-binding protein, with protein sequence MTIRTKESLSGFIASDPELTFTSKGDARLYMRVGQPQARFEEDGTFTNLDPAFTDLVMFRKSAELAHAQFRKGDNFIAEGETRTYTGNEGADREQFVASRIGHDNNITRYTVDRTGPERDAAKREAPVQEQVQQALAEREAQLDPEPATAARDNTPPREAVAR encoded by the coding sequence ATGACTATTCGCACGAAGGAATCCCTCTCGGGTTTCATCGCATCCGACCCGGAACTGACGTTCACCAGCAAAGGGGATGCGCGTTTGTATATGCGTGTCGGGCAACCGCAGGCCCGCTTCGAAGAAGACGGTACTTTCACAAACCTGGATCCGGCATTCACTGACCTCGTGATGTTCCGTAAATCCGCTGAACTCGCGCATGCGCAGTTCCGTAAAGGCGACAACTTCATCGCCGAGGGTGAAACCCGCACATACACCGGCAACGAAGGGGCCGACCGAGAACAGTTTGTCGCGTCCCGAATCGGACATGACAACAACATCACCCGCTACACGGTTGACCGCACCGGCCCGGAACGCGACGCTGCAAAGCGGGAGGCCCCGGTACAGGAACAAGTGCAACAGGCACTCGCGGAGCGAGAAGCGCAGCTGGACCCTGAACCTGCCACAGCTGCCCGCGACAACACCCCTCCTCGCGAGGCCGTGGCCCGATGA
- a CDS encoding type IV secretory system conjugative DNA transfer family protein has translation MSGPVQAKPANDLFINLALGTLIAAAGFTGLIRIAGSVAAFLSGLPEPTEGFTSGVSVLATPTDPGKALGADGLNPILYWVIVALFLGILGTAGFFVWRAIHQAHSKTDPHWLAGTATAAEVARVASAKALVKKAATLRPSLTGKPVPADVGYLLGTGKGGQVWATVEDSILLIGPPRSGKGLHVVINAILDAPGAVITTSTRPDNLTATLKARARKGKVAVFDPQQLAPGLPAGMRWSPVRGCQDPLTAMIRAKGLATATGFGGVQDAGFWEGKTTAAIQGLLHAAALDGRGARTLYKWALNPTLAADAVRILSSHPGAAEGWADSLDAMVQADPRTRDSIWQGVSLAFSALADPRVLDAVSPAPGEEFDPESFLLGNGTLYLLATGAGAGAASALVAAFIEDLVETARKIAAHSPGARMDPPLLLALDEIGNLAPLPSLPTLMAEGGGTGITPLPVLQSLAQAREKWGENQANAIWDASIVKIILGGASNSRDLQDLATLIGDRDETTDSITTDAYGAHSSQRSIRRVPILPPDVLRTLPFGTGVVMLRTARPIITNLRPWPNRADSKQLRTDRAEIEQTLQGRAR, from the coding sequence ATGTCTGGCCCTGTGCAGGCGAAACCCGCCAACGATCTCTTCATCAACCTCGCCCTCGGCACCCTCATTGCCGCTGCCGGCTTCACCGGACTCATAAGAATCGCAGGCAGCGTGGCAGCGTTCCTCAGTGGCCTGCCGGAACCCACCGAAGGGTTCACCTCCGGCGTCAGCGTTCTCGCCACCCCCACCGATCCAGGGAAAGCACTCGGTGCTGACGGCCTCAACCCGATCCTCTACTGGGTCATCGTCGCCCTGTTCCTCGGGATCCTCGGAACGGCGGGCTTCTTCGTCTGGCGGGCAATCCACCAGGCCCACTCAAAAACCGACCCGCACTGGTTGGCCGGCACCGCAACAGCAGCCGAGGTCGCCCGGGTTGCCTCGGCAAAGGCCCTGGTAAAGAAGGCTGCAACGCTGCGGCCGTCACTGACCGGAAAGCCGGTCCCTGCCGATGTTGGATATCTCCTCGGCACCGGCAAAGGCGGGCAGGTGTGGGCGACCGTTGAAGACAGCATCCTGTTGATCGGTCCGCCCCGTTCCGGGAAAGGTTTGCATGTGGTCATCAACGCAATTCTCGACGCGCCCGGTGCTGTCATCACAACCTCCACCCGCCCTGACAATCTCACCGCGACGTTGAAAGCGCGGGCACGGAAGGGAAAGGTTGCCGTCTTCGACCCGCAGCAGCTGGCCCCGGGACTGCCCGCGGGGATGCGCTGGTCACCGGTGAGGGGCTGCCAGGACCCGTTGACGGCGATGATCCGCGCGAAAGGCCTTGCCACGGCCACCGGGTTCGGTGGTGTCCAAGATGCCGGATTCTGGGAAGGAAAGACCACTGCCGCAATCCAAGGACTCCTGCACGCGGCAGCACTGGATGGGCGCGGCGCGAGAACGCTCTACAAGTGGGCACTAAACCCGACTCTCGCCGCCGATGCTGTCCGGATCCTCTCCTCACACCCGGGAGCAGCGGAAGGATGGGCAGACTCATTGGATGCGATGGTGCAAGCCGACCCACGCACCAGGGACTCCATCTGGCAAGGCGTCTCCCTCGCGTTCTCCGCCCTGGCCGATCCTCGCGTCCTTGACGCGGTGAGCCCAGCCCCGGGCGAAGAGTTCGACCCGGAATCATTCCTGTTGGGTAACGGAACTTTGTACCTACTGGCGACGGGGGCCGGTGCTGGGGCGGCATCTGCGCTGGTGGCGGCGTTCATCGAAGACCTCGTCGAGACCGCGAGGAAGATCGCCGCACACTCACCGGGAGCCCGCATGGACCCACCTCTCCTGCTCGCGCTCGACGAGATCGGGAACCTCGCACCGTTACCCAGTCTGCCGACGCTGATGGCGGAAGGCGGCGGCACCGGCATCACCCCGCTGCCGGTGCTGCAGTCGCTGGCCCAAGCGCGGGAAAAGTGGGGCGAGAACCAGGCCAACGCGATCTGGGACGCCTCCATCGTGAAGATCATCCTCGGAGGCGCATCCAACAGCAGAGACCTGCAAGACCTCGCCACCCTCATCGGTGACCGCGACGAAACCACCGACTCCATTACCACCGACGCGTACGGAGCGCACTCGAGCCAGCGATCGATCCGACGCGTGCCGATCCTGCCACCCGATGTGCTGCGCACGCTCCCGTTCGGAACCGGGGTGGTGATGCTCCGCACCGCACGCCCCATCATCACGAACTTGCGGCCTTGGCCGAACCGCGCCGACTCGAAGCAACTCCGCACCGACCGGGCCGAGATCGAGCAGACACTTCAGGGCCGTGCCAGATAG
- a CDS encoding ATP-binding protein → MGPRPNPKKLYSTVLVEDGKGKRRSRKARERAAVQVIARDRFAQLEAERAKVAAERAAARSTDYLPRGGEPGPAALRSYRQFRVPPHQDTSATLQGAYPFLAEGGLGSQGVFVGQDMYSGGSFVYDPWVLYQRGIITAPNLVLAGIVGSGKSSLAKSLYTRSIPFGRRVYVPGDPKGEHTAVAEAVGGKAIILGHGLRNRLNPLDEGYRPGGLSDPEWASTVASRRRDLIGALAETVLERALSPLEHTVIDVALQAVVASASVPILPMIVDRILTPDPGDDERLAEDGRLVGHALRRLVSGDLAGLFDGPSTVTFDPTLPMITLDLSRVVENSTLISVLMTCSSAWMESALLDPNGGQRWVVYDEAWRLMSHPALLKRMDAHWRLARHYGIANLLIFHKLTDLDNVGDQGSAMRALANSLLANAESRIIYRQESDQIGTTGKTLGLTGTEQKLLPSLGTGQGLWRIKESSYVVQHQLHPEELRVFDTTQRMSQNPPNPTAPGSTAGLS, encoded by the coding sequence ATGGGACCGCGACCGAATCCAAAGAAGCTCTACTCCACCGTCCTCGTCGAGGACGGGAAAGGTAAACGTCGCTCGCGCAAGGCCCGAGAGCGTGCTGCCGTGCAGGTGATCGCCCGCGACCGGTTCGCCCAGCTGGAGGCGGAGAGAGCGAAAGTTGCCGCCGAACGAGCAGCTGCTCGCAGCACCGACTATCTCCCCAGAGGCGGGGAACCGGGACCTGCCGCGTTGCGCTCGTATCGACAGTTTCGGGTGCCACCGCACCAGGACACCTCCGCAACCCTGCAGGGAGCCTATCCGTTCTTGGCTGAGGGCGGACTTGGCTCGCAGGGTGTGTTCGTGGGGCAGGATATGTACTCCGGCGGCAGCTTCGTCTACGACCCCTGGGTGCTCTACCAGCGCGGCATCATCACCGCCCCAAATCTCGTCCTGGCGGGTATCGTCGGCTCCGGGAAATCGTCGCTCGCGAAATCGCTCTACACCCGGTCGATCCCGTTCGGTCGCCGCGTCTATGTCCCTGGTGATCCGAAGGGTGAGCACACCGCGGTCGCCGAAGCTGTCGGTGGGAAAGCGATCATTCTCGGCCACGGACTCCGTAACCGCCTGAACCCGCTTGATGAGGGATACCGGCCTGGTGGGCTCTCCGACCCCGAATGGGCTTCCACCGTTGCTTCACGCCGCCGCGACCTGATCGGGGCCCTCGCCGAGACGGTGCTGGAGCGTGCCTTGTCACCGCTGGAGCACACCGTCATTGACGTTGCCTTGCAAGCCGTCGTCGCGTCAGCGTCGGTGCCGATCCTCCCGATGATCGTCGACCGGATTCTCACCCCTGATCCGGGCGATGACGAGCGCCTGGCTGAGGACGGACGTCTCGTCGGCCATGCGCTGCGCCGCCTCGTGTCTGGTGACCTCGCGGGGCTGTTCGATGGACCTTCGACTGTCACGTTTGACCCGACGCTGCCGATGATCACCCTCGACTTGTCTCGTGTCGTGGAGAACTCGACTCTGATCAGCGTGCTGATGACGTGCTCGAGTGCATGGATGGAGTCTGCGCTCCTGGACCCTAACGGGGGTCAACGGTGGGTGGTCTACGACGAAGCGTGGAGGCTGATGTCCCACCCGGCGCTGCTGAAGCGAATGGATGCGCATTGGCGGCTTGCCCGCCACTACGGCATCGCGAACCTCCTGATTTTCCATAAGCTCACCGACCTTGACAACGTTGGTGACCAGGGATCCGCCATGCGCGCCCTCGCCAACAGCCTCCTTGCCAACGCAGAGTCCCGGATCATCTATCGACAAGAATCTGATCAGATCGGAACCACCGGCAAGACGCTCGGTCTCACCGGTACAGAACAGAAACTGCTCCCCAGCCTCGGCACCGGGCAGGGGCTGTGGCGGATTAAAGAGTCCAGCTATGTGGTTCAGCATCAACTCCATCCGGAAGAGCTCCGGGTCTTCGACACGACGCAACGGATGAGCCAGAATCCGCCTAACCCCACAGCTCCCGGTAGCACTGCGGGCCTGTCATGA